Proteins found in one Nitrosopumilus maritimus SCM1 genomic segment:
- a CDS encoding DNA-directed RNA polymerase subunit B, whose translation MADSSTKRWPVIQDILKREGIARQHLNSFDEFLERGLQSIINEVGQIDIENAEYPYKIQLGKVKLQQPRMMELDGSITHITPAEARLRNVSYSAPVMMEASVVEDGKILESRFVHIGDVPVMAKSNACILHNFSTQKLVEHGEDPNDPGGYFIINGSERVIVGLEDLSYNKIIVDRETVGGNIVHKAKVYSSIVGYRAKLELVMKNDGLIVARIPGSPVDIPVVTLMRALGLESDREIAAAVSLVDELQDELEASFEKAGDVPTAKDAIVYISKRIAPGMLEEFQIKRAETLLDWGLLPHLGKHPENRKEKAQFLGEAACKLLELKLDWIRPDDKDHYGNKVIKFAGQMLADLFRTAFRNLVRDMKYQLERSGQKRGINAVAAAIRPGIITDKLNNAIATGNWGRGRVGVTQLLDRTNYLSTISHLRRIQSPLSRTQPNFEARDLHATHFGRICPSETPEGSNCGLVKNLALSGIISVNVPSEEIVEKLYDLGTVHFFDAKEDLKKDGTRIFVDGRLIGYYKDGEQLAESLRDLRRNSKIHPHVGVSFHKSEIEGSTRRLYVNCNAGRVLRPLIIIKDNKPLLTADLLDKISKKLISWTDLLRMGVLEMIDANEEENCYVTLDEKDTKKHTHLEVFPPAILGAGASIIPYPEHNQSPRNTYESAMAKQSLGFSTPMMNTSTYVRQHFMLYPQVPIVNTKAMKLLGLEDRPAGQNCVVAVLPFDGYNIEDAIVLSKASVDRGLGRTFFFRIYDAEAKQYPGGMRDAFEIPNAEDNIRGYKGERAYRLLEEDGVVATEAPVKGGDILIGKTSPPRFMEEYREFESSGPYRRDTSIGVRPSETGVVDTVVMTQSNEGGKMYKIRARDMRIPEIGDKFASRHGQKGVLGILAKAEDLPYTASGMSPDVLINPHAFPSRMTVGMMMESICGKSAALRGKRFDGSAFVGEKMDEVREVMDAHGFEYSGKEIMYDGRTGKSFPVEVFIGVVYYQKLHHMVADKIHARARGQVQMLTKQPTEGRARGGGLRFGEMERDCLIAYGASMILKDRLLDESDKSDIFVCERCGLVAYHDVKQRKYVCRVCGDKAKVSSVSVAYAFKLLLQEMQSLNVAPRLLIKEKL comes from the coding sequence ATGGCAGATTCATCCACAAAACGTTGGCCAGTAATTCAAGATATTTTGAAAAGAGAGGGTATTGCACGTCAGCACCTAAACTCATTTGATGAATTTTTAGAAAGAGGATTACAAAGTATTATCAACGAGGTTGGTCAGATCGATATTGAAAATGCTGAGTACCCTTACAAAATTCAACTAGGTAAAGTCAAATTACAACAACCAAGAATGATGGAACTTGATGGTTCTATTACTCATATCACTCCTGCAGAAGCTAGATTGAGAAACGTATCTTATTCTGCACCTGTAATGATGGAAGCAAGTGTTGTTGAAGATGGAAAAATCCTTGAATCAAGATTTGTCCACATTGGTGATGTTCCCGTTATGGCAAAATCAAACGCTTGTATCTTACACAATTTTTCTACTCAAAAACTAGTTGAACATGGTGAGGATCCAAACGATCCTGGTGGTTACTTTATCATTAATGGTTCTGAGAGAGTAATTGTTGGATTAGAAGATCTTTCTTACAACAAAATCATTGTTGATAGAGAAACAGTAGGTGGAAACATTGTACACAAAGCCAAAGTTTATTCTTCAATTGTTGGCTATCGTGCAAAATTAGAACTTGTCATGAAAAATGATGGACTAATTGTTGCCAGAATTCCTGGTTCTCCAGTTGATATTCCAGTAGTTACTTTGATGAGAGCTCTAGGTTTAGAATCTGATAGAGAGATTGCAGCAGCAGTTTCATTGGTAGATGAACTCCAAGATGAACTAGAAGCATCTTTTGAAAAAGCAGGAGATGTTCCAACTGCAAAAGATGCCATTGTTTACATCAGTAAGAGAATTGCCCCTGGAATGCTTGAAGAATTTCAGATTAAACGTGCTGAGACTTTACTTGATTGGGGTTTGTTGCCTCACTTGGGCAAACACCCTGAAAATAGAAAAGAAAAAGCGCAATTCTTGGGAGAAGCAGCTTGTAAATTATTAGAACTAAAACTTGACTGGATTAGACCTGATGACAAAGACCACTATGGAAACAAAGTCATTAAATTTGCAGGACAGATGCTTGCAGACTTGTTTAGAACTGCATTTAGAAATCTTGTCCGTGATATGAAATATCAATTAGAACGTTCTGGACAAAAACGTGGAATTAATGCAGTAGCTGCTGCAATTCGTCCAGGAATTATTACTGATAAACTAAACAACGCAATTGCCACTGGAAACTGGGGTCGAGGCAGAGTAGGTGTTACTCAATTACTTGATAGAACAAACTATCTTTCTACAATTAGTCACCTTAGAAGAATTCAGTCTCCACTAAGTAGAACTCAGCCAAACTTTGAAGCAAGAGACCTGCATGCAACACACTTTGGAAGAATTTGTCCAAGTGAAACTCCTGAAGGCTCTAACTGTGGTCTTGTAAAGAATCTTGCATTATCTGGAATAATTTCTGTAAACGTACCATCTGAAGAAATTGTAGAGAAACTCTATGATCTTGGAACTGTCCACTTCTTTGATGCAAAAGAAGATTTGAAGAAAGACGGAACTAGAATCTTTGTTGATGGTAGACTAATTGGATATTACAAAGATGGTGAACAACTAGCAGAATCTCTTAGAGACTTAAGAAGAAACTCAAAGATTCATCCACATGTTGGTGTATCCTTCCACAAATCTGAAATTGAAGGTTCAACCCGAAGACTTTACGTAAACTGTAATGCAGGACGTGTTTTAAGACCACTAATCATCATTAAAGATAACAAACCATTACTTACTGCTGATTTACTAGACAAAATTTCAAAGAAACTCATCTCGTGGACTGATCTCTTGAGAATGGGTGTTTTGGAAATGATTGATGCAAATGAAGAAGAGAACTGTTATGTCACACTAGATGAAAAGGATACAAAGAAACACACTCACCTTGAAGTCTTCCCACCAGCAATCCTTGGTGCAGGTGCTTCAATCATTCCATATCCTGAACACAACCAATCTCCAAGAAACACATACGAGTCTGCAATGGCAAAACAGAGTTTAGGATTCTCAACCCCTATGATGAATACAAGTACATATGTTAGACAACACTTTATGCTATATCCTCAGGTTCCAATAGTTAACACAAAAGCAATGAAACTTTTGGGATTAGAAGATAGACCTGCAGGTCAGAACTGTGTGGTAGCAGTGTTACCATTTGATGGTTACAACATTGAGGATGCCATCGTTCTTAGTAAAGCATCAGTTGATAGAGGATTAGGAAGAACATTCTTCTTTAGAATCTATGATGCTGAAGCAAAACAATATCCTGGTGGAATGCGTGACGCATTTGAAATTCCAAATGCTGAAGATAACATCAGAGGTTACAAGGGAGAACGTGCATACAGACTCTTAGAAGAAGATGGTGTTGTTGCAACAGAAGCTCCAGTAAAAGGTGGAGATATTTTAATTGGAAAAACTAGTCCTCCAAGATTTATGGAAGAATACCGAGAGTTTGAATCATCTGGTCCTTACAGAAGAGATACATCAATTGGTGTTAGACCTTCAGAAACTGGTGTTGTTGATACTGTAGTTATGACCCAATCAAATGAAGGTGGAAAGATGTACAAGATTAGAGCAAGAGATATGAGAATTCCCGAAATTGGTGACAAGTTTGCATCAAGACATGGACAAAAAGGTGTCTTAGGAATTTTAGCTAAAGCAGAAGATTTGCCATATACTGCAAGTGGAATGTCTCCTGATGTTTTGATTAATCCTCATGCATTCCCATCTAGAATGACTGTTGGTATGATGATGGAATCCATATGTGGAAAATCTGCCGCATTACGTGGAAAGAGATTTGATGGTTCTGCATTTGTTGGAGAAAAAATGGATGAAGTAAGAGAAGTAATGGATGCACATGGCTTTGAATATTCTGGTAAAGAAATAATGTATGATGGAAGAACTGGAAAATCATTCCCAGTCGAAGTTTTCATCGGAGTTGTATATTATCAAAAATTACACCACATGGTTGCAGACAAGATTCATGCAAGAGCACGTGGACAAGTTCAAATGTTAACAAAACAACCAACAGAAGGAAGAGCAAGAGGTGGTGGCCTTAGATTCGGTGAAATGGAGAGAGATTGTCTTATTGCTTATGGCGCTTCTATGATTCTTAAAGACAGATTACTTGACGAGTCTGATAAATCTGATATTTTTGTATGTGAGAGGTGTGGTCTTGTTGCTTATCATGATGTTAAACAAAGAAAATATGTTTGCAGAGTTTGTGGTGATAAAGCCAAAGTCTCATCAGTTTCAGTTGCTTATGCATTCAAACTACTCTTACAAGAGATGCAGAGCCTCAACGTCGCACCAAGATTGTTAATCAAGGAGAAACTATAA